In Ferrimicrobium sp., the genomic stretch CCCAAGATAACGCTCTGCTAGCTCACAGCTTCGAACCGTATACGATGCTCCGAGCTCCTGGGCGATCTCGGCTGCGCCATGCGACCCGATCCACGCCACCAAGAGCAGGCGCCGAAAGAGGATAAAGGTCCAGATTTCCTGCTCGTCCTCCTCCGGCAGCACAGCGACTGACCGATATCCTTGCAGCCATCGATCGATCAATTCCGGAACCTGCGGGCTATCTTCGAAAAAACTTACAGCGGTTGCGAGGTCGTATAAGTACCAACTAAACCCGCAGTCATCGAAATCGATAACGCTCACGCCAAATGGGGTGACCAACAGGTTGGCGAGCCGAGTATCCGCATGGATGAGGCCATAGCGGTCTGAACTCTTACCGAACAGGAGTAGACGGTTCCTTAGGGTCTCCTCGAGCCGACGGAGAATCCTCTTCTCCTCAATACCAACGCCAAGTCCATCCTGCCAGCGTCCCCACCGGCAATTACTCCCAAAAGCACTATCAAGGTCCCAATGAAAACGACTAAAATGTTTGGGCATCGACCAGTTGCGCGCGTGCTGGTGCATCCGTGCTGTCAGAGAACCGAGCTGCTCGAAACTTTCCAGATCCTGTTCTTGTGGCGCATCACCGTCGAGGAACTCGAACATCACGCATTGACGTTCATTGTCCATTCG encodes the following:
- a CDS encoding phosphotransferase; amino-acid sequence: MAEVARAAIQEFEFGEGSTVELLNVSENATFLVRNNAGEEAILRVHRLGYHTTHEIESELDWMEALRLEASVRTPKVLASIDGRRVVSIREPRMDNERQCVMFEFLDGDAPQEQDLESFEQLGSLTARMHQHARNWSMPKHFSRFHWDLDSAFGSNCRWGRWQDGLGVGIEEKRILRRLEETLRNRLLLFGKSSDRYGLIHADTRLANLLVTPFGVSVIDFDDCGFSWYLYDLATAVSFFEDSPQVPELIDRWLQGYRSVAVLPEEDEQEIWTFILFRRLLLVAWIGSHGAAEIAQELGASYTVRSCELAERYLG